ACGATCTTCGCTGGCGAAATGATCACCGACTTGGGCGATAAGGACCGCCGCAGTCATCTGATGAACGCGAGTGCCAATGTTCTCAACGAAGGTCAAAACCTAGCATGTCGGCAAAGCCTGGATGCTGAACGTCCATTGTTTTGGAGCAGCTCTCCTGGGCCGAACTCCTTCACCGGCGACTCGGAACAAAAGCGTGGCTATAAGTGGGCATCTTCGGTTCCAATCTACACGCAAGTCTTCACCATCCTTCCGCCCAATGCGGAACTATGCGGTCAGAACAATGTGTTTTCGATTGCGATCACACCACCTAGTAGCCGCCACCAGGGTGGCTGCCACGTACTGATGGGCGACGGCGCGGTCAAGTTTGTAACGGACTCAATCGACACCGGGAATCTATCGCGTGGTCAGGTTGGGGTCTCGACTGCTCACACCGATCCGTTGTCCGTGCCCGGTATCGCAAGCCCGTACGGATTATGGGGTGCCCTGGGAACGCGAGCATCGAAAGAAGTGATCGACGAAGAGTTTTAAAGTTGATGCTGAGATCGTACTTTCCGGCATTCGTTTCAAACAAAACTGCAACGAATGCCGGTGGTTTCACAATTGCGCTGAACCAACGGCCGAGCATCAATTCGCTTGCACCAAGCAATTGGTTAATTGGCAAAGCCAACGCCCTTTCATGGCTTAGGTGTTAAATCCCTATAGCCGTTCATACCTTCCACTTATTTTGAATTGACATGATGCGATATCAAATCTCATTCTTCGCCTTGCTCTGTGTATGCTCCCTAGCCTGTGGATGCAACTCGGATGCAAACGTGACCAGTGACCGAGACCAGATCGAAAGTTTCCTAGAAGAAAACCCGGAACAGAATTTGACTCCTGAGGAAGTCGATGCCCAGATGGCGATGCCACTGACCGCGGAATGATCCTGATCCGCTGCCCGGCGATGATTGAATAGAGACGACGGTGAATGGTCGATTCATTGCTCGAATTTTGCCTGAACGCGGGTCTCTTTCAGTGCTCGCCGCCTGAGTCGAGTTTGACCGAAAAAAAAACGCCCGGACCGCGAAAGCGACCGGGCGTTTTTTGGTGGACTGAACGGGAGTGGACTCGAACGAGACTTTCCCGAATCTGGTTAGCGAAGATTAGTTTAGCGAGACGGTTGCGGGTTTACTGCCAACCTTTGCATCGCTAGCGATCACCGTGGTGGGGTTGTTCTTGCCGGCTTTGACAACAAAGGTCTTCCCCTCGGGTGCTCCCGGGGTGAATGTCTTGCCTTTCGCACGAACCGTGTAAAGGACTTCGTTGGTGTCCGCATCGATCAGCTGCACGACGGGATTCTCGACATCAAAGGTGAGCTGACCCAGCTTTCCCCAGGATGGCGGGTTGTAGTTGTCGAACTGGCTGATCGTTCGCGGCCAACCGGGATATTGTTTTGCAGCTGGATCGGTGACGTCCACGTTACGTGGCCAGCACTCCATTTCGATTTCTCGAGTCTTGGTGTTGAAACGGACGATTCCGAAACCAGCGGCTCGAGTATTCAGCAGGTTGCCATTGGGGACTGGCTCTGGATTGGCGGCGGCGTAGTTGGTCACCTTATTGGCAAAGCCGTCAAGCTGGTCGCCCGTGTATTCAGGTGCTCCGGCTTCACGGTTCGCACCCGGTTCGAGTGGAAGCCACCAACGCAAGTAAAGGTTTGCGATCGAAGGCACACAGAACGACCAAATCGAGTCGCGATACTCGTCGACGCCATGGTGGAAAATGGTCGCCAAGTGTTGGTCACCGGCAAGATGGAACGCGTATGCTTTCCGAAGTCCTTCGAGCGCGTGGTTGCGTCCCGTTTGGGGCCAGCCGTTGGAGTCCATGTCCGCATGCAGACGTCCGTTGGCGGTGCCGTGAACGTGAGCACCACCGCAGAAGATGGTAGCTGACAACGCCACCTTCATGTCGGCTTCGGTCCAGTCCTTGGCCCACTGGTCAATGAATTTCAATTGGCGGTCGCCGAGCAACACGGCTCCTTTGACATCCACGCTAGCAGGGTCGTAGTCTGGGTTGCGGATATGGTCGGGGCGTGGGCCTTGCTTTGGCACGCGGCCGGCAGGACCGGTTTTGAATTTACGATCTTCGAGAATCGCGAAGTCGATGTTTCCCCAATTCAGGTTCGTGAAATAAACACCAATGCCTTGGCCGATTTTGTGGGGGTCGACGGGGTCGGGCAGGTTGCTCGTTTGGGCACGCTCGACTTCTTTGACGTACACACCCGGCTTGGCATAGCCACCATCCGCGGCGCCGCTGAGTGTTGAGATTTTCCCGCTTTCACCCCATAGGTTCGGTTGCCCCACGTCGTGGTCGTCAGGCAAGCAGATCGTCGGACGATCCTTGATGATGTCGCCGAAGTCACGACCGAATTTAAGCCACGCGGCATAGTGCCGATTGTGATCGTAGACTTGGTCACCGGAAAAGAAGAGCACGTCGGCATCGACTTTGTTGACGTTGTCGATCAGGTCTTGGCGTGAGATATCGCCACCGTGTCCGGGTTGAATGGAGTTACCCGTGAACGCCGCAACAACAATCTCATCTTTGTCGATCGGGTTACGCCGAATCGTGCCCTCATAGAATGCTTCGGTGCCGTGGGCGACGCGATAGCGTGCATCTTGGGTGTCGTCCCAGTTGGTGATTCGAAATGGTGCCGTCCAGCCTGGTTCAATCACAGTGGACTGCGCCACCTCGGTCCACTTGCCGTTTTTCTCGATTTCCAAACGAACCGTCTTCGAATCGCTATCTGCAAGCGGATACAGTTGCGCGTTCAGCTTCAGTATGTTGTCACTGACGGTGTAGAGTGCGAAGCAAATGACGTCCTTCTTTTCCACTTTGGGAATACTCAGGTCAGCACGCTTTTTCTTTTGAGTGTTTTTTGTCTGAGCCGTGGCGGTGCCACACGTCATGGGAATGCCGGCAAACAGCAGTGCCAAGCAGAGCAAGGTGAGTCGGGGAAGCAGCTTCATGGTGTTTCCTAAGTAGGTCAGATTCGTAACGTCGTTAGTGGGGATCGAAACGTCGGGTTTCAAGCGGAGGCGGCTGGAACCGCGTCTGCTGGAGCAATCGAGGGTGGGATTGGCTTTGCCAAGGTGGGGGTGGCGGACAGATCCCTCCTCCAAAGGATAGCAAGATACAGCGGGATAAGAAAATGTGGTGCACGCAGGACTGCTTCATGGATGTACTGGTCGGCGCCCCAGTAGTTGAGACTCATCGACATTCCCGCTACCGGACGCGCCAATGCAGTCAGGAAGCCCCAAACCACCGCATACCAGATCGCCCACCGCCGGACGTAAGGCAGGAAGATCGCGATGCAGACGATGAAGTCTAGAATTCCGAATACTCCCAACATCACGTTGGCGGTTTCGTACTGAACCCCCAATGACAACGAGATCATCCCGTAAAAGTTCCCCGGCGTGGGCCACCAACCGACCGCGTAACAACCGTGACCGGCGAATGTCATCACGAGTGCGACCATTGCCACGACTAACGTTGCACGATGGCGAGCTCCGAAAAGTAGAGCAGTCACCAACAGGATTGGTGCAAGCATTTGCCCACCGTGTTCCAGGAACATCGGTAGTTGGCGTTGCGAGGCGACGTACTTGGCATAGCTAAGGACGGTCAGTAAACCGCTTCCGCCAATCAGTGCCGCCATCTGTAAATAGGATTTCGAACGGACCGTCACGGTCATGATGGTGAAGGCAAAATAGAGCCAGGTGATTCGTGATACCCACGTTTGCAGCCACCCGTCGTTGGTCCCCGTACCGATGAATTCGTCCCAGCTGACGCCCTGCTCGCTAGCGAATTCGAAGGTGGCGTCTTGCCATAGCAGGATGCCATAGGGAGCTTCCCAGTAGTAATGAACCCAGGTCCAACCGGCGAAGCACAGGAACGCGGCGGCGCGAAGAATCAGGATCAGCACTCGGTCGGTGCCGCTCTGTTCGGAAGTATTCTGCACGTCGATCTCGGTTTCCACTTCGTTCATCGTCCTCTCTGTTGCAAAGTGATCCGTTTTCGATCACACGAAAGTGTCAATGATACTCAGGCTAGTGTGGCTGAGGTTACGGTGTCGGCGAAAAGTCATACCAGTGGTCCCGCGATTGGGACCCGCGTTGGGACCGGTGAGCGTTATTCGTGCACCCACTGGATTTTCTCGTCAGCTGGTTGGCGTTGGCTGGTGGGCCATTCGCAGTTGGGGTAACCGATGTAGAACAGGCCGAGTGAGCGGTCCTTTGGCTTCAAGCCGGTGAAGTCTCGCATCGCATCACTGGTGGCGGCGACATTGGTTGACCAGAACCCGCCAAGTCCGTGGGAAGCGCACGTCAGGTGCATGTTTTGGACGGCACACGCGACAGCCATGACTTCGTCTAATTCCGAAATCTTTTCGCTCTCCTGGCGTTCCATTCCGACTGCGATCACGACGGGGCCGAATAGTGGACTCTTGCCCAAGGCTTCGTACTTGTTGGGCTTGAATTGCTCGGGCGGCGTGATTGATTTGTAGGTGGACGCCAAAAAATCCGCCAAACGTTTTCGGGCTGCACCCTGATAGACAGTGAACCGCCAAGGTTCGGTCATCCCGTGTGTAGGAGCCCACGTCGCGTTCTCGATGATCTCCCTCAGGATCTTGTCGCTAACCGGGCGGTCCGATAACTGGGCGGGTTTGATCGAGCGGCGAAGACGAATGAGCGAAGTATTGGATTCAGAGTGCATCAAGGGTCTGGTACTCAGTTTGTCGAAAGAGATTGGCGGAGCGATCTTAATCAATTCAGAACGGGGTCGCCCAGACGCGGTCATCTGGCGGGCTGGACCAGAGGCTTACGCCATTTCTGGATTGATGCCTTTTACGAAACGGAATGACTGGGCGAGGAAGCGGGATGCCTCCGGAAGTCGATGAGGCGTCGGGAAAACGCTGGGCTCGTTTGAGTCGTGAATGCAAGCAAATGCGATTGTATTTCGTCCTGTGCCTCCATTTTTACCCTGAACGCGTGCAGTGTTGCCGATGGGCACCCGCATTTTTCGTCACAAAGAATTTTTCATTTTCAGCGTCGGTTTTGCATCGCAGCCGCAACCGCTGTCGTGCCGGTTGAATCGAAGGGCTTCTTACAAAACTGGTGGGTGTCTTGGAGAATGTTCTTGAGCCCGCTTTGCTAGCTAGGTCCGTTGGCGGTTGGTCCGCCGGGGGGAACATTTGTTTGCGGGTGGGTGGTGGTTGCTGCGGTTCCGAGCGAGTGACCATCAGTGGTTTTCAAGAGTGTCTTGCGGCCGAATCAAGCAGCATCTAAGACTGGAATATCTCACATCGCCGAAATAACGAGGACAAGGATGTATCGTTCTACTTTCTATCAAATGACCGCGATTTGGGTCGCCAGCTTTTCGGTCTTGGGATGCAACCCGAGTTCGATGCCAGATCCATCGACTGGTACCGCCAGCGTTCTCGGTCAATTCGACGGAAGCGTCATCGCGCAGTGGAGTGACAACGGCCGCGAGATGATTCTTCAGCAGCCAGTCAGCTTCATTGATTCCACGTCCAAGCGTTGGGTTGCACCGGCGGGAGCAATTGTGGACGGCGCATCGATTCCGTCCGTGTTTTGGTCTGCGATTGGTGGGCCTTTCGAAGGTAAGTATCGAAACGCGTCAGTCGTCCACGATGTGTATTGCAACGAGATGACCGAGCCTTGGGAGGATGTCCATTTGATGTTTTACGAGGCGTGTCGAAGCGGCGGTGTGAGCGAGACGCAGGCCAACATGCTCTACTACGCGGTCTATCACTTCGGTCCGCGTTGGGAAATGGTAACCGAAGCGGAGGCACCCGCTTTTGATCAGCAGCCTGGAATCAGTGTTCGTCGTGACCGAGAGGGACACCATATGGCGTGTTACCAACCCGCACCGCCGACGATTGAAGAAGTCGAGCAGGTGGCAGAGTTCGTTTCCGAAGAAGCTCCCACGGCGAACGAAGTAAGGAAAATGGATCGGGATCAGCTGCATCGACGACCAAGACGCAGTCGTTCCAGCGAAGGCCGATCTAACGTTGGTCAAGCGAGTAACGGGGCATCAAACGGTTATCCATCAAACGGATACACGTCCAATAGTGGTCCATCGAACGATTGGCAGCCTAGCCAGGCACCCCAATTTGATCGTCGTGCCAGCCGAGGCGTTTCAGAGAATCCGCCGCAACGTTAATTGATTCGGTCCGCCCAGCGCTTGTCTCGTAGCCTATGGCGGCACGCATGCGATTGAAGTCAAGGCGGAATGGCGAAGCGTCACTGCATGTTCTCGAGTGAAGCGGATGGCAGAAGCTAACTCGATTCCCTCGGTGGTTGACTTGAGCGTCTTCGCCAAGTAACCACTTACAAGCTGCATCGTGCTGAAGCCGGCCCAATTTGCTTGTTTGGAGAAGGACGAGAACCATGTTCAAGGGGATTTTGATTCAGAAGGACGAGGCCGGATATCGTGCCTCGCTAACCGACTTGGACGAGTCGCAGTTACCCGAGGGCGATGTCACGATTCGAGTTAGCCACTCGACGCTTAACTTCAAAGACGCTTTGGCGATCACGGGCAAGGGTCCGGTGGTTCGTCGGTTTCCGATGGTGCCCGGTGTGGATCTGGTCGGTACCGTTGAGCATTCAGGCCACTCGGAATACACGGTCGGTGATACGGTAATTTTGAACGGCTGGGGAGTCGGCGAGAAGCACTGGGGCGGCTTGGCCCAAAAGGCACGTGTCAACGGAGATTGGTTGGTGCCGTTGCGCGGGCGGTTCACTCCGGAGCAGGCGATGTCGATCGGCACTGCGGGTTACACCGCAATGCTATGTGTGCTGGCGCTGGAACGAAATGGAGTCAAGCCGGACGACGGTGAGATTCTAGTCACCGGTGCGGCGGGCGGAGTCGGAAGCGTGGCCACGGCGGTACTGACCAAGCTGGGGTATTCCGTCGTTGCGGTTAGCGGTCGGCCAGAGGAAGCGGCCTACATCAAAAGCATGGGAGCAATCGAAATTCTGGACCGAGATCAGTTCAGTTCACCGGGCAAGCCCCTGGGCGCCGAACGTTGGGCTGGGGCGATCGACGTGGTCGGTAGCCACACGCTGGCGAACGTGTGTGCGACGACCCGGTACCGAGGCTTCGTTGCAGCGTGTGGGTTGGCCGGCGGAATGGATTTCCCCGCGACAGTCGCGCCGTTCATTCTGCGAGGCGTCACGCTGGTGGGAATTGACAGTGTGATGTGTCCTCGTCTTGAGCGTTTGGAAGCGTGGCGACGTTTGAGCCGCGATCTGGACGTGGCCAAGCTTGCCGCCATCAGTAACGAGGTCGGCCTGAGCGAAGTGATGCCGCTCGCCCAAAAGATGCTCAACGGTGAAGTGAGAGGCCGAATCGTCGTGGACGTGAATCGCTGAATCGGAACGCGATTGTCGTCCCAGCACTTGGGCAGCCTGCCATACGACCGCGAGTCAACAAACTGGCCAAGCGGCTGGTTATGATGGTCGCATGGAAGCGGTGATATGGCAGTGTGCGCCGAACTGGACGAGCCCGACCATCACTGATTCAACCCCGCCGAACCCCGCCATACCAAACCCTGCCCCACCAAAGCTAAACCCACCAAACCTAAATCCAGCCATGCCAGAATCAAACATGCCTACCCGACGAGTGTTCATTAAAGCAACCGCTGTCGCTGGCGGAGCGTTGTCATTCGGAACCGCAGCCTCCGGTGACCAGCCCGACCAAGTTTCAGTCGGCGTTGCCGGGTATCAATATCGATTGCCGAACCTGAAGAAGGGGAGTCGATTGTTGTTCCAGGGCGATTCGATCACCGACATGAAGTGGGGCCGCAATCAAAGCGACCGCAACCACTACCTAGGGCATAGCTATGTCTATCTAATCGCGTCTCGCTTGGGAGTCGACATGCCTGCGGCAAAGTTGGAATTCTTCAATCGTGGGAATAGCGGCAACACGGTCTCGCAACTAAGAGAACGCTGGCAAACCGATGCCATCGAACTTCAGCCTGACGTGCTTAGTATTCTGATCGGCGTGAACGATGTTGGGCGGGCGATACGCTCGGGTCAAGGACAGGTGCCGTTGGAAGAATGGGAACAGGACTACCGCGCGATCCTGGACGCCAGTCGTAGTGCCAACGCCGACTTGCGTATCGTGTTGCTGGATCCCTTCGTGCTTCCAGCAAAGCGGTTCGGCGATGGCAACTACGCAAAGTGGCGAACGCAAGTCGACCAACTTCGCGAGATCGTAGGTGTGCTAGCGAAGGACTACGAGGCGGTTCACATTCACACCCAGCAGATCTTCGACGACGCCACCAAGGTCGCCGCACCAGAACACTGGATCTGGGACGGCGTGCATCCGCTGCCACAAGGTCACGAACTGATCGCCAGGAACTGGCTGGAAAAAATGTCGTAGTGTGATGTGAACGGGAGACACGCAGCTTGCGTCAATGGTTCTCGTTCACGAACCGAACAAAGTCCATGGTTGAGACGACTCCAACCAGCTTCTTGTCGTGATTCATCACGGGAATGTGATGCACTTGGTTTTCGATCATCAGCTTGGACACCCGCTGGATGCTGTCGTCTTGTTCGGCGGTGATCGTTGCGGTCGACATGACTGAGGATACAGGATCGCTTCCCAGGCACTCGCGTATCAGTTCATTGACTAGGTAGTTTTCGTCATAGATCGCGAGATTGCAATTCAAGGTGCGTTCGGCATTCTGAATCAAACGCAGCATGTCGTTGACCGTCACCATGCCTTTCAGCATTTTGTTTTCGTCCACCACCGGTAAGGCGGAAAGATGATGCTCGGCCATCATCTCGACAGCATCTTGAACCGTCTCCGTTTCTAGAATCGAGACCGGTTGACGACGCATGAAGCTATGGACGGGGACCTCGAGATCGACTTGTGTCGCATGCATGATCATCACTCACTTGTAAATGGAAGGCGACCATCACTCACTCCCCGGAATGATGGATGCCATTCGAAATGCAAACGCTGTGCCCTG
The sequence above is drawn from the Neorhodopirellula lusitana genome and encodes:
- a CDS encoding SGNH/GDSL hydrolase family protein, with translation MPESNMPTRRVFIKATAVAGGALSFGTAASGDQPDQVSVGVAGYQYRLPNLKKGSRLLFQGDSITDMKWGRNQSDRNHYLGHSYVYLIASRLGVDMPAAKLEFFNRGNSGNTVSQLRERWQTDAIELQPDVLSILIGVNDVGRAIRSGQGQVPLEEWEQDYRAILDASRSANADLRIVLLDPFVLPAKRFGDGNYAKWRTQVDQLREIVGVLAKDYEAVHIHTQQIFDDATKVAAPEHWIWDGVHPLPQGHELIARNWLEKMS
- a CDS encoding DUF1353 domain-containing protein; protein product: MYRSTFYQMTAIWVASFSVLGCNPSSMPDPSTGTASVLGQFDGSVIAQWSDNGREMILQQPVSFIDSTSKRWVAPAGAIVDGASIPSVFWSAIGGPFEGKYRNASVVHDVYCNEMTEPWEDVHLMFYEACRSGGVSETQANMLYYAVYHFGPRWEMVTEAEAPAFDQQPGISVRRDREGHHMACYQPAPPTIEEVEQVAEFVSEEAPTANEVRKMDRDQLHRRPRRSRSSEGRSNVGQASNGASNGYPSNGYTSNSGPSNDWQPSQAPQFDRRASRGVSENPPQR
- a CDS encoding nitroreductase family protein, whose amino-acid sequence is MHSESNTSLIRLRRSIKPAQLSDRPVSDKILREIIENATWAPTHGMTEPWRFTVYQGAARKRLADFLASTYKSITPPEQFKPNKYEALGKSPLFGPVVIAVGMERQESEKISELDEVMAVACAVQNMHLTCASHGLGGFWSTNVAATSDAMRDFTGLKPKDRSLGLFYIGYPNCEWPTSQRQPADEKIQWVHE
- a CDS encoding MDR family oxidoreductase; this translates as MFKGILIQKDEAGYRASLTDLDESQLPEGDVTIRVSHSTLNFKDALAITGKGPVVRRFPMVPGVDLVGTVEHSGHSEYTVGDTVILNGWGVGEKHWGGLAQKARVNGDWLVPLRGRFTPEQAMSIGTAGYTAMLCVLALERNGVKPDDGEILVTGAAGGVGSVATAVLTKLGYSVVAVSGRPEEAAYIKSMGAIEILDRDQFSSPGKPLGAERWAGAIDVVGSHTLANVCATTRYRGFVAACGLAGGMDFPATVAPFILRGVTLVGIDSVMCPRLERLEAWRRLSRDLDVAKLAAISNEVGLSEVMPLAQKMLNGEVRGRIVVDVNR
- a CDS encoding CBS domain-containing protein, with translation MHATQVDLEVPVHSFMRRQPVSILETETVQDAVEMMAEHHLSALPVVDENKMLKGMVTVNDMLRLIQNAERTLNCNLAIYDENYLVNELIRECLGSDPVSSVMSTATITAEQDDSIQRVSKLMIENQVHHIPVMNHDKKLVGVVSTMDFVRFVNENH